In a single window of the Rhopalosiphum padi isolate XX-2018 chromosome 1, ASM2088224v1, whole genome shotgun sequence genome:
- the LOC132932040 gene encoding uncharacterized protein LOC132932040, producing the protein MTVNSEVQQTPTQNMDDTESSCPKCVFDRLPPEMIRFIFRKQSTDDLLQASATTDRLYRVAQHHMYASEGALLVRGGQDTAATVTRTYDVRNVTSLYLVDVYDFDRDVPRQLRRFDERSDDGERNGQDGNEGGEHSDNDDDDDDDDCVGSTCSDGECDDSDKCRGSRSSALEVLHVGYGRDVQYANLPVESLRRLLSEVRARRVCFSNVVMTADDVADAVSAMLEARDDADDLNENKDDDGDGDDDDDDGQSGDGSDSGVDDDLDRRPPVLRCSHDRADDRRVVELMDAVERTCAGLLSEFRVTVRRPAPHAYAVYPVSRCGSAADWDDAANAADASAAVAAETPEDLLALTAADCSGLGPAAYKRLVPACRRLRRLTMKAARQVDDDGFVAVAGMPSLQHLDVEGMSNVTSDGLLSGLVSATGLQSLGLADCPYVTDDVLRRIGEMRQLRNLRLDLTDCDKTTAAGVTEMLAGCERLRDLDLTLPLNAGYVAAAASASRLDQLRAFRLTFERLSFQDHLDDQPADADWQRSLAAGFPDHVEFSVRQTFTRITVTVD; encoded by the exons ATGACGGTCAACAGTGAGGTCCAGCAGACTCCAACGCAAAATATGGACGATACGGAATC ATCGTGTCCGAAATGCGTTTTCGACCGCCTGCCACCGGAAATGATCCGGTTCATATTCCGGAAGCAGTCCACGGATGATCTGCTACAGGCGTCGGCGACCACCGATCGATTGTACCGAGTGGCCCAGCACCACATGTACGCGTCGGAAGGCGCACTGCTAGTGCGCGGTGGTCAGGACACGGCGGCCACCGTGACGCGGACGTACGACGTGCGGAACGTAACGTCACTGTACCTGGTGGACGTGTATGACTTCGACCGCGACGTGCCCAGACAACTGAGGCGGTTCGACGAACGCAGTGATGACGGCGAACGTAACGGACAAGACGGTAACGAAGGCGGCGAACATagcgacaacgacgacgacgacgacgacgacgactgcgTTGGCAGCACATGTAGCGACGGTGAATGTGACGACAGCGATAAATGTCGTGGCAGCCGATCGTCCGCGTTGGAGGTGTTGCACGTGGGTTACGGCCGAGACGTGCAGTACGCCAACCTGCCGGTCGAAAGTCTGCGCCGCTTGTTGTCCGAAGTCCGCGCCCGGCGGGTGTGCTTCAGCAATGTGGTGATGACGGCCGACGACGTGGCCGACGCGGTGTCTGCCATGCTCGAGGCCCGCGACGACGCTGACGACCTAAACGAAAATAaagacgacgacggcgacggcgacgacgacgacgacgacggccaAAGCGGCGACGGCAGCGACAGCGGCGTGGACGACGACCTCGACCGCCGGCCGCCGGTGCTCAGGTGCTCGCACGACCGGGCCGACGACCGCCGGGTGGTCGAGCTCATGGACGCGGTGGAGCGCACGTGCGCAGGTCTGCTGTCCGAGTTCAGGGTGACGGTCCGCCGGCCGGCGCCGCACGCGTACGCCGTCTACCCGGTGTCCCGGTGCGGGAGCGCGGCCGACTGGGACGACGCGGCCAACGCCGCGGACGCCTcggccgccgtcgccgccgagACGCCCGAAGACCTGCTCGCGCTCACCGCGGCCGACTGTTCCGGGCTGGGCCCGGCCGCGTACAAGCGGTTGGTGCCCGCGTGCCGCCGGTTGCGCCGGTTGACCATGAAGGCCGCCCGGCAAGTGGACGACGACGGGTTCGTGGCCGTGGCCGGGATGCCGTCACTCCAACACCTCGACGTCGAAGGCATGTCGAACGTCACGTCGGACGGTCTGCTCAGTG GTCTCGTGAGCGCCACCGGACTGCAGTCGCTGGGCCTGGCCGATTGTCCTTACGTCACGGACGACGTGCTGCGCCGGATCGGCGAGATGAGGCAGCTGCGCAATCTCCGGCTGGACCTGACCGACTGCGACAAGACGACGGCGGCCGGCGTGACGGAAATGCTCGCCGGCTGCGAGCGGCTCCGCGACCTGGACCTGACGCTGCCGCTGAACGCCGGTTACGTGGCCGCGGCCGCGTCCGCCAGCCGCCTGGACCAGCTCCGCGCGTTTCGGCTGACGTTCGAGCGGCTGTCGTTCCAAGACCACCTGGACGATCAGCCGGCCGACGCGGATTGGCAGCGGTCGCTGGCCGCCGGTTTTCCCGACCACGTGGAATTCAGCGTCCGGCAGACGTTCACCAGAATTACGGTCACGGTCGACTGA